In Erythrobacter sp. SG61-1L, the following proteins share a genomic window:
- a CDS encoding type IV secretion system protein, whose amino-acid sequence MMKRQLIGAAMAVSAVMGVAAPAQAQVAVIDARAVAQALQTARNTLSQLQEAQRLYQAMNSLSNIRSVANVLDQPILRDALPDGMNSSLDLLSGDLHDLGAIGSRAESILSNGNYSLSGLDQSLGDAQGILNVSTRAAARDQAYSERMLEATQATGEGLNQLSDGLARATTLREATDIGARAAIENTAVNNRMLQMMAADRARAAQGSLRSASDYAETQRRNVANREANRRPTYQGQ is encoded by the coding sequence ATGATGAAAAGACAATTGATCGGCGCAGCTATGGCGGTTTCGGCCGTCATGGGCGTAGCGGCACCGGCGCAGGCGCAAGTGGCGGTGATCGACGCGAGGGCCGTCGCGCAGGCGCTTCAAACCGCGCGCAACACCCTGTCGCAATTGCAGGAAGCGCAGCGGCTTTATCAGGCGATGAACAGCCTCTCGAATATTCGCAGCGTCGCCAATGTTCTCGATCAGCCGATTTTGCGCGACGCGCTGCCTGATGGCATGAACAGTTCGCTCGATCTGCTGTCGGGCGATCTGCACGACCTGGGCGCTATCGGATCGCGCGCAGAGTCGATCCTGTCCAACGGCAATTATTCGCTATCGGGCCTCGATCAGAGCTTGGGCGATGCTCAGGGCATCCTCAATGTCTCGACCAGGGCGGCCGCGCGCGATCAGGCATATTCCGAAAGGATGCTGGAAGCGACACAGGCCACTGGCGAGGGCCTGAACCAGTTGAGCGATGGCCTCGCCCGCGCCACCACATTGCGCGAGGCGACGGACATTGGCGCGCGTGCCGCGATTGAAAACACGGCCGTCAACAACCGCATGTTGCAGATGATGGCGGCGGACCGCGCCCGCGCGGCGCAAGGTTCGCTGCGATCGGCGTCGGATTATGCGGAAACCCAGCGGCGCAATGTCGCGAACAGGGAAGCCAATCGTCGGCCGACATATCAGGGACAATGA
- a CDS encoding VirB4 family type IV secretion/conjugal transfer ATPase, whose product MFKTKPPIKLERDASQYLPYARHVNDHMVALDDGEFMAVFALDGIAFETADIATINDWHEKLNGAWRTIAHERVAVYLHTVRRIERGYLDGDFRSGFARELDAAYKARVLSKRMFVNEHFLTVIYRPAIGAADKAAHSIFSMFNKATADEAEDDIIEAFTDILRDTEKLMGRVNPRLLRTYEHNGLQFSEPLELMQRIMTADRRRVPLVRAHLGRAIYADRVIFGSEILEIREPGGSRFGGILAVREHAARTYPGQLNALLESKFEFVLGQSFAFLGKQNGMETARRKRAQLSATDDVAYSQAEHLDEAMDDLQSNRFVLGEHHLALTVFGETPKILAENMSVARAALSESGIVAAREDLALEAAYWSQLPGNFTWRTRPAALTSRNFAALAPVHTYPVGQREGNHWGDAIALLKTTANSPYFFNFHSADVGHTLILGPTGGGKTVIQNFLLSQAEKTGARMVFIDKDRGAEIFVRACGGTYLTLRNGEPSGFAPFKALDASPANRDFLSAFLRQLVTPDKGELGPQELYQLNQALEAVYRLPLERRSLSAVRSQLDQTSLDGIGARLERWTRGKELGWVFDNDADTLKLDARLMGFDMTDFLDNDAIRPPLMGYIFHRIDDVIDGNPVIIDVDEVWKPLRDPLFRGFAQDGLKTYRKQNVLMMMGTQSPADTLKSDIAETIIEQCPTKILLPNPNAQARDYIDGLNLTEAEFRLIKIDLSPESRRFLVKQGHDSVVVELDLNGLDDELAVLSGRSSTVALLDDLRAELGDDPEAWMPEFKRRWRSVGRGDWRSEG is encoded by the coding sequence GTGTTTAAGACGAAACCGCCCATCAAGCTCGAACGGGATGCGTCGCAATATCTGCCCTATGCGCGCCATGTGAATGACCACATGGTTGCGCTTGATGATGGCGAGTTCATGGCGGTTTTCGCGCTCGACGGTATCGCGTTCGAGACGGCCGATATTGCGACCATCAATGATTGGCATGAGAAGCTGAACGGCGCCTGGCGCACGATCGCGCATGAGCGGGTCGCGGTCTATCTGCACACTGTCAGACGGATAGAGCGCGGCTATCTCGACGGTGATTTCCGGTCGGGCTTCGCCCGCGAGCTGGACGCAGCCTATAAGGCCCGCGTCCTGTCGAAACGGATGTTCGTCAACGAACATTTCCTGACAGTGATCTATCGGCCCGCGATCGGCGCAGCGGACAAGGCCGCGCATTCGATCTTCTCGATGTTCAACAAGGCGACCGCGGACGAGGCGGAAGATGACATTATTGAGGCTTTCACCGATATTCTGCGGGATACGGAAAAGCTCATGGGCCGGGTCAATCCCCGCCTTCTTCGCACTTATGAGCATAACGGGCTGCAATTCAGCGAACCGCTCGAATTGATGCAGCGGATCATGACAGCGGACCGCCGCCGCGTCCCTCTAGTCCGTGCCCATTTGGGCCGTGCGATCTACGCCGATCGCGTCATATTCGGCTCGGAAATCTTGGAGATACGCGAGCCAGGTGGTTCGCGCTTCGGTGGAATACTCGCTGTGCGCGAACATGCGGCGCGCACCTATCCGGGGCAGCTCAATGCGCTGCTCGAATCAAAATTCGAGTTCGTTCTAGGTCAGAGCTTCGCTTTCCTCGGCAAACAGAACGGCATGGAAACGGCGCGCCGGAAACGGGCGCAGCTCAGCGCCACCGACGATGTGGCCTATTCGCAAGCGGAACATTTGGACGAGGCGATGGATGATCTGCAATCCAATCGCTTCGTCCTGGGCGAACATCATCTGGCGCTGACGGTGTTCGGAGAGACGCCGAAGATCCTTGCGGAGAATATGTCGGTTGCGCGCGCTGCGCTTTCGGAAAGCGGGATTGTTGCGGCGCGTGAGGATCTGGCTCTGGAAGCGGCTTACTGGTCGCAGCTTCCCGGCAATTTCACATGGCGCACTCGGCCCGCTGCGCTCACCTCGCGCAATTTCGCGGCGCTGGCGCCGGTCCATACCTATCCGGTGGGCCAGCGCGAAGGGAATCATTGGGGCGACGCGATCGCGCTCCTAAAGACGACCGCAAATTCGCCCTATTTCTTCAATTTTCACTCTGCCGATGTGGGGCATACCCTCATTCTAGGCCCCACGGGCGGGGGCAAGACCGTGATTCAGAATTTCCTGTTGTCGCAGGCGGAAAAGACCGGCGCGCGCATGGTCTTTATCGACAAGGACCGCGGCGCAGAAATCTTCGTGCGCGCGTGCGGCGGAACCTATCTCACGCTCAGGAATGGCGAGCCATCGGGCTTCGCGCCGTTCAAGGCGCTCGACGCCTCGCCTGCGAACAGGGATTTTCTGTCCGCTTTCCTGCGCCAGTTGGTCACGCCGGACAAGGGCGAGCTGGGACCGCAAGAACTGTATCAGCTCAACCAGGCGCTAGAGGCGGTCTATCGTCTGCCGCTCGAACGGCGCTCACTGTCGGCCGTGCGCTCGCAACTCGATCAAACGAGCCTCGACGGCATTGGAGCGCGGCTCGAACGCTGGACACGCGGCAAGGAACTTGGGTGGGTTTTCGACAATGATGCCGACACGCTGAAGCTCGATGCCCGTCTCATGGGCTTCGATATGACTGATTTCCTCGACAACGATGCGATCAGGCCGCCGCTGATGGGCTACATCTTCCATCGCATAGACGATGTGATCGACGGCAATCCGGTCATCATCGACGTTGATGAAGTCTGGAAGCCGTTGCGCGATCCCTTGTTTCGCGGCTTCGCGCAAGACGGGCTAAAAACCTATCGCAAGCAAAATGTCCTGATGATGATGGGGACGCAATCGCCTGCGGATACGCTGAAGTCGGACATTGCCGAAACCATTATCGAGCAATGCCCGACGAAAATCCTGCTGCCCAATCCGAACGCGCAGGCGCGGGACTATATCGACGGGCTTAACCTGACCGAAGCCGAGTTCCGGCTTATCAAAATCGACCTGTCCCCGGAAAGCCGCCGATTTTTGGTGAAGCAGGGGCATGATTCGGTGGTCGTGGAGTTGGACCTGAACGGCCTCGACGATGAATTGGCGGTCCTGTCTGGCCGCTCAAGCACGGTTGCCCTGCTCGACGATCTGCGGGCGGAGCTAGGCGACGATCCCGAAGCATGGATGCCTGAGTTCAAGCGCCGGTGGCGCTCGGTCGGGCGCGGCGATTGGAGGAGCGAAGGATGA
- a CDS encoding VirB3 family type IV secretion system protein, whose protein sequence is MSEPVYLTEDPLFLALTRPTLWLGVPVEATMAIGMGSVFILMVFGNPIWALAIGGALLMAARLIVRSDYNMFKILFLYGRTKASAPNKAVWGGSSYSPLPVAGVKRKGFARV, encoded by the coding sequence GTGTCCGAACCTGTTTATCTGACCGAAGATCCGCTGTTCCTCGCTCTCACGCGACCGACGCTTTGGCTTGGCGTCCCCGTCGAAGCGACAATGGCGATCGGGATGGGGTCGGTTTTCATTCTCATGGTGTTCGGCAACCCGATTTGGGCGCTGGCGATCGGCGGCGCTCTGCTGATGGCTGCGCGTCTCATCGTGCGGTCCGACTATAATATGTTCAAAATCCTGTTCCTCTACGGCCGAACGAAAGCCTCCGCACCGAACAAAGCTGTTTGGGGTGGGTCCAGCTATTCGCCGCTGCCGGTTGCTGGCGTGAAGCGGAAAGGCTTTGCGCGTGTTTAA
- a CDS encoding TrbC/VirB2 family protein, giving the protein MTGKGRHITAALLLAAWPVPGMAQVASASSQAQAMVGKMAAAGLAIGTLFLVLAGYFLMTGHGDRQTFALWAAGFAVLICAPSIVALLT; this is encoded by the coding sequence ATGACGGGGAAAGGTCGTCATATTACGGCCGCGCTGCTGCTGGCGGCATGGCCGGTTCCGGGGATGGCGCAAGTCGCCTCCGCGTCATCGCAAGCGCAAGCAATGGTCGGGAAAATGGCTGCTGCCGGTCTGGCGATCGGGACGCTGTTTCTCGTCCTCGCGGGCTATTTCCTGATGACCGGGCATGGCGACCGCCAGACCTTCGCCCTGTGGGCGGCGGGTTTCGCGGTGCTGATCTGCGCGCCGTCCATCGTCGCTCTGCTCACCTAG
- a CDS encoding TrbC/VirB2 family protein, translated as MKWVDRMKDKWAHAMALAAVSLTMIPAPAWAQGMNQTQVDTMVQAILNVLTGPIAKGLAAIALVVAGYMFFFGQASKALIGSIILGCFIVFGAGWIVDMISGT; from the coding sequence ATGAAGTGGGTTGATCGAATGAAAGACAAATGGGCGCACGCGATGGCCCTCGCTGCTGTGTCGCTCACCATGATCCCGGCACCGGCCTGGGCGCAGGGCATGAATCAAACACAGGTCGATACGATGGTTCAGGCCATCCTCAATGTCCTGACGGGTCCGATCGCCAAGGGTCTCGCGGCGATCGCGCTGGTGGTTGCCGGATATATGTTCTTTTTCGGTCAGGCCAGCAAGGCGTTGATCGGCTCGATCATTCTTGGCTGCTTCATCGTTTTCGGGGCCGGGTGGATCGTGGACATGATTAGCGGCACATGA
- a CDS encoding TrbC/VirB2 family protein, whose protein sequence is MKRKWRLLLFSSATALLLQSPAYAAAGIAGTVLSELSALVAPAIALGVIWLGILIMSGRATVLSFLTFLIGVAICLAGGFW, encoded by the coding sequence ATGAAGCGGAAATGGCGTCTCCTGCTGTTTTCGTCGGCCACGGCCTTGCTGCTTCAAAGCCCCGCATATGCGGCTGCGGGCATCGCCGGGACCGTTTTGTCGGAGCTGTCGGCGCTTGTCGCACCGGCGATCGCGCTCGGCGTCATCTGGCTCGGCATCCTTATCATGTCGGGCCGCGCGACGGTCCTGTCCTTCCTCACCTTTCTCATCGGAGTGGCAATCTGCCTAGCAGGAGGTTTTTGGTAA
- a CDS encoding lytic transglycosylase domain-containing protein, with translation MGLDGAILTALLQACAPTVAPETMVAVIRVESEGDPFRIGVNSGGAIRRQPSNAADAIATARGLLQRGSNFDAGLMQINSANFARLGLTPETVFDPCTNLRAGARVLTDNYGRARDAGHANPLQAAISEYNSGSRSRGLSNGYVGRVYAAAATGNAPFTAAARPANVRITTGPVSARGVGQILLDAFGGRITDTVRPMNASYGAANSYHKYGQAVDFVPRGGVGAITREQIRVVMAANGIRVVELLGPGDRDHDDHWHVAFATDGGAPVLPAPAPWIVAASDARDTADRDGQSAPVLLAAATSIGVDGVTMEGAEAPPPAWDVFAVADWQRRQSGAQTGAP, from the coding sequence GTGGGGTTGGACGGGGCGATTTTGACGGCGTTATTGCAAGCCTGTGCGCCCACTGTTGCGCCCGAAACCATGGTTGCCGTGATCCGTGTGGAATCCGAAGGCGATCCGTTCCGAATAGGGGTCAATTCAGGTGGGGCGATCCGGCGCCAGCCCTCCAATGCGGCCGATGCGATCGCGACGGCCAGGGGGCTTCTTCAACGTGGGTCCAATTTCGATGCGGGGCTGATGCAGATCAACAGCGCGAATTTTGCGCGCCTCGGCCTCACGCCGGAAACGGTATTCGATCCCTGCACCAATTTGCGCGCGGGCGCGCGGGTGCTGACAGACAATTATGGACGTGCCCGCGACGCCGGACATGCCAATCCGCTCCAAGCAGCGATTAGCGAATATAATAGCGGCTCCCGGTCGCGCGGGTTGAGCAACGGCTATGTCGGGCGCGTCTATGCAGCCGCCGCGACAGGCAACGCACCATTTACAGCGGCCGCACGGCCCGCGAACGTCCGCATAACCACCGGGCCTGTTTCGGCGCGGGGCGTCGGGCAAATCCTGCTCGATGCGTTTGGGGGCCGCATCACCGATACAGTGCGGCCGATGAACGCCAGCTACGGCGCGGCGAACAGCTATCACAAATATGGGCAGGCGGTCGATTTCGTTCCGCGCGGCGGGGTTGGCGCAATCACGCGCGAGCAAATTCGCGTCGTGATGGCAGCGAATGGAATCCGCGTCGTCGAACTGCTTGGGCCAGGTGATAGGGACCATGACGATCATTGGCATGTGGCTTTCGCTACCGATGGTGGCGCGCCGGTTCTGCCCGCACCGGCACCGTGGATCGTGGCTGCGTCGGATGCGCGCGATACGGCCGATAGAGACGGGCAATCTGCACCTGTCCTCTTGGCCGCCGCGACCTCGATCGGCGTCGACGGTGTGACAATGGAGGGGGCCGAAGCGCCTCCGCCTGCGTGGGACGTTTTCGCAGTTGCGGACTGGCAGCGGCGCCAGTCGGGCGCGCAGACGGGGGCACCATGA
- a CDS encoding helix-turn-helix domain-containing protein, producing MKGQNRGDRVNSVYAALLMRAKSEADKKNLTMRDLAALSAIPETRLRAIFEDSARQVTLRELVALSTALEIPVTALISPLR from the coding sequence ATGAAGGGGCAAAATAGGGGGGATAGAGTAAACAGCGTTTACGCGGCTCTCCTTATGCGCGCCAAGTCTGAGGCCGATAAGAAGAACCTGACTATGCGCGATTTGGCCGCGCTAAGCGCCATCCCTGAGACAAGGCTGCGCGCAATTTTTGAAGATAGCGCCAGGCAAGTTACCCTCCGGGAACTGGTGGCTTTGTCAACCGCGCTCGAAATTCCTGTAACGGCATTGATTTCACCGCTCCGCTGA
- a CDS encoding helix-turn-helix transcriptional regulator: MARYLRLDEAASELTKQLGANCKRRRDALGMSQAELAERSGVAASHISHIEHGTANPTLEVLENLAEGLQTTVIELLTIEKTPRIEQS; encoded by the coding sequence ATGGCGCGATATTTGAGGCTTGATGAGGCAGCATCAGAGCTGACAAAACAGTTGGGCGCCAACTGTAAAAGACGGCGTGACGCATTGGGAATGTCTCAGGCAGAGCTAGCCGAGCGATCGGGCGTCGCTGCGTCGCATATATCCCATATCGAGCACGGCACGGCCAATCCAACGCTGGAGGTTCTGGAAAATCTGGCCGAAGGGCTGCAAACCACGGTTATTGAACTCTTGACTATAGAAAAAACCCCGAGAATTGAGCAATCTTAG
- a CDS encoding universal stress protein, which yields MPIKDILIEACPKDNIAPLFAWAAHINAPLEARLSCVSYAWPRTADFVQSAILNPLVTSELEQRMETELATVRRIGEKALQSPDLDWCSGVGQPNEALIDHLYTADLLVTIAQTSAHCVTPDPIDLAVRSGTPVLRLKSDIEPSDIDVAVVAWKDCAAARRALHSARALLVLAREIHIVGVGDEVSGRRLDEIADFLRRSDLPAKPIHLPDPKGRPGDVIMDHAFAAGANIVVSGARSERSLRERLFGNATRQFTECPEFSWYISG from the coding sequence ATGCCAATCAAGGACATCCTGATCGAGGCGTGCCCGAAAGATAATATTGCCCCTCTTTTCGCGTGGGCCGCCCATATCAACGCACCGCTTGAGGCACGGCTGTCCTGTGTTTCCTATGCCTGGCCCCGGACCGCAGATTTCGTCCAGTCCGCGATCCTCAATCCGCTCGTCACGTCGGAGCTGGAACAGCGCATGGAAACCGAACTCGCGACGGTGCGGCGGATCGGCGAAAAGGCCCTGCAAAGCCCTGATTTGGACTGGTGCAGCGGCGTCGGTCAGCCCAACGAGGCGCTTATCGACCATCTCTATACCGCTGACCTGCTCGTCACGATCGCACAGACGAGCGCGCATTGCGTCACGCCCGATCCCATCGATCTTGCGGTTCGTTCGGGAACCCCGGTTCTGAGGCTGAAAAGCGACATCGAGCCAAGTGACATCGATGTGGCAGTTGTCGCCTGGAAGGACTGCGCCGCAGCCCGCAGGGCTTTGCATTCGGCTCGCGCCCTGCTGGTCCTGGCCCGCGAAATCCATATCGTCGGCGTCGGCGACGAGGTATCGGGCCGTAGGCTCGACGAGATCGCGGACTTTCTCAGGCGATCCGACTTGCCGGCGAAGCCGATACACCTTCCCGATCCCAAAGGCCGCCCCGGCGACGTGATTATGGACCACGCCTTTGCGGCAGGCGCAAATATCGTCGTCTCCGGAGCCCGCAGCGAACGGAGCTTGCGCGAAAGGCTGTTCGGCAATGCCACCAGGCAGTTCACGGAATGTCCGGAGTTTTCCTGGTATATCAGCGGGTGA